Genomic window (Tripterygium wilfordii isolate XIE 37 chromosome 11, ASM1340144v1, whole genome shotgun sequence):
tatctagATTCAGATAACATATGCTTTAGgaatatgaaaataaatttcATGTACTCCAGGGAAACTATTATGAAAGCCAGATTGTGAATGCAGGACAGAACATGTTAGCAGCAATCTACATTTGAAATATTAATGGAGCAATTAAGAACGGGAACAATTTTACGAAACAAAATCAGAGAGCTTCACCACATTCCCTAAGCACTGTAAAGGAATGCCTTAAGAAACCTAACTAACAAACAAGGTGAGCAAACAAGAATTACGGTAATGTTGCCACTATCGACATTAGTTTGAGGATTTCCCAGATATACAAAACATATGTATGTTgttagcagtccaatttgagtAGCATAATGAATCTAAGTTACCatgacaacaacaaaaaatcttGTAACATTATCGAATACTACATCATTTAAGCGTGAAAGACACTGGATAGAATCCCATTTTCACCAAAAATCATCACGCGGAGGCATCATGTATGGTCTCTAATAACTTGTTGGGACACCATATTCTACCAAAAGTGTAAGCATATATATTCTGTATACATCCATTGGTTCACACTCTAATCTTCCCTTTTAAATGACCATAAAATTTGCAATCACTTGTGGAACACAAAAAGACCAACAAAAATGCATGACATTCATAGGGAATAGGTACTTACGAGCACCACTGCCATTACAAGGGAAGCAGGGCTGAGTATTTTCTCGCTTAGCCTGCATAATTCACAATTTGAATgcgaaaatgaagaaaaattttCATTAAGAAAAGAGTTAGACATTTCAAAGAACATATATAAAAGACATACAGCATTATCAATCTGGGTTTCGTAGAAGACTGGGATGCCTATCCCAACAGCAACACTCACAAGCCCAACTGATATTGCTACTACCTGAATACATTAAGAACCCAAATCATTACTCTTACAAACAAAACCATTcaaaatcagaaaaaaaaaaaacaaaacccagaTGGAGTTGGAGAAGAAAACCGTGTTTTGATCAAATTCAATCGCTCTAATGCATGGATACGACGATGGTGACCGTTGATTTCTGGCTGAGCTGTAGGAAATAGAAGACGAAGAAATCTTGAGAGGGCAACACAGAAACGGCGAGTGAAGGCGAGGAACCGAAGGCGCTATTGACATTTCGTCGTCTCGATTCCTCTAATTTCCCTAGTTCGGTGAAGCGCAAGTGAAGCAGAAGACCCGCAGAGAATGCAAAATTGCGAACCGGGAATTCTTTGGCTTTTGGATATGTGGGGCCGACGCCGGTATCAACCACCAGACAGTTGGCAGTGTTGCTTATCACAAATGTTTTGGAGTTTTGGGCCGAATTTCAATGAGGCCCATAATTTAAAAAGCCCAAGCCTTAAATTCATGAAATATCCACAACGCGTTCTAAATCTTTAAAGTGGATCGGCCCAAAACTGAGTAGGCATCGATTATCTAAACAGGTACAAAGTAAAAAAGTAAATTACCACATGGTGTTTGTACTTTGGATAGTAAATCCTAATCATGACAGCCGCTTAAGATTATGCCTAATGCCACTCAAAATCTCCCATCGATCGATCTGGCATAACCCAATAAATCGAGTGATTGTAGACGCGTTTTCTGAGTCTAATAATCAATAACGATAATCAATGACCAATAACGACTACAGACATATCATCAATGTGTTTTGACTGAAAATTTCAACACTTGCGCCACATAACAAGAGGCCTTTATTTAATGTTGATAAGATGAGTAATCGTTTTGGGCGAAAGTGAAACGTACAGTTTTATGACAACAatattgactatgaagaaaggTGTGGTGTAGGGATGGATACTTTGGTCGAGAAAAGTTGAGAGGGACCGTCCAACAAACTATAATTATAGTGCACATGAGGTTGAGCAGGGTTTGAAATCTTAATGATGTGTCGTTGAATTTGTGTAGTGTCTGTTGCCCCATAAAAATGGAACGGACCAGTTTCTAAAGTTTGGTGAAAACGTAGAATCCAAGACCTCTTTGTGTGTTGTGGTCTCCCCCAAGAATGAgcttccctttcttttttaGCTTGTAATGGACGACACAAAGCCTGATCAAGGCCCATGTCCTTGCTTACTCAGGCCCACTGTACCTTTTTTTTGGCCCACTTTGTattcttcttttccttcctttagtTATTAGGAATTTAGGATcgggtaattttatttttatcaccgAAAGATAGATGACACTGTTAGGACTCAGAAAAAATAGTCTTTGTGAAATGTTTCGAATCTTTCTGCGATCAATTATAATGTTTGATCTGTAACTGACCAACATAATATTTTATCTTGTTAGAATGACACAATtttgaataaaagaaaaaagagggaaTTTTTTACCATAGGGAAGGAATTTTAAGCAAGACTAcaatattgatgctttaaaataatttagccCTCCAATCATGAAATTATATGAGCCGTCCAATGTACTTTCAACGGTGATTAAGCTAGTAGCGACGCACTCTACTTGTGATGGTGAGCACAGAGGATCTCGCAAAACCATAACAGAAAGCCTGGAGCCTAAaatataaagagagagagaaaacaaagagaaatttAAAAACGACATAAAGACTGCGAATccgctctctttttttttctctctgtcgCTCTCCCCAACGCCCACATCGTAACGGTTCGTCGTGGCTATTCGGTGACGGCGAGTCGTTCGTACACCGGCAGTCTTCTTGAACTTCTGGATGATTTTTTGATCTCTCGACTTCGCCTTCTTCGTGTTAACTCTCATTTTTCgattttttgtttctaaaatTTATTGGTTCTGTTCATCTCAGGATACGATAATCGGCACCGAGAGGTACTAATCAATGTATCTAGTTACATTCCATCTTAGACTCTCCATTTTGTAAGAATATTTAGTTCGACTGATTTGATCGATAGTTGAATTCAAGTTTAGCTGTCATTCGGTGCGTTCTGGCGTTAtaattcaagaattttgtttgtatttcttCTAATATTGCATTCTAGTCTGTTTCTGGAGTTCTGTGTCGTGTTTCTAGTGTTTTATTGTTGATATCTATGCTTTGGATTTCATTTATACTTGGTTTTCACTTGTTTAGAGTTGGATAAGGATATAATTAGTATCTTGATTGATCGTATAGGTATAGTTTTGCCCTATTTTTTGACACTTTGATTCACATTGTTTAAATTAAAGCATTGCTAGGTTGTGGTTTAGATCTGTTTTTATGTAGTGTTAAAGCTTGTACACTGATGTGATTATGGGGTTCATTAAACTGTAGTAGTGTGATTGTCTACTTAATTATTTATTGCTTTGCCAAGTCTCCCTCTCGGTTTCATATCGGTTTTATAATCTTTTGAGAGGAAGTTTTGCATCTACAGGTCTTTAATAGTACAAACTGTGGAGATTTTAGATTGTAGTTTCTTTATTATCATAATTTCTTTGCAAGTATGTGTTGATTTTCTGTCATGAACCGTTACTAAGAAAATTAGACTCCACTTTGCAAAAAAATTCTAGCCGGAcatgagattttcttttgttacgGATAAGTTGAATTCATTCACAGGCGACAGATCCATTTAGGCAGAGGTTGGAAATGAAATAGATTCGTTAATGTAAGAAAATGCCGAGAAAAGTTTAGTGTTGAATTTGTTCTGATTATGATGCTGTGAACATTGCAAGTAGTTTTGAAGGACTGTTTATGTAATGATATTAAACTATTTATGGATCTGTTGATTAACTGCCATTtattaattgaaattttttgcAATGTGTTTTAAAGTTCTTTGATTGTTTTCTCTGTGTATTTCAGGTATACAAAATGATTGGGTCGTTTCTTACGAGAGGACTTGCGTATGTTCCAAAAACTCTATATTTGTTTCATTTGACTCTTCACGGTTACATTATTGTTAGTGGAATTAAAATCTTACTGGATATTATGGCAGGATGGTTTTTGGCTATGCTTATCCAGCTTATGAATGCTATAAAACTGTTGAGAAAAATAAGCCAGAGATTGAGCAACTACGCTTTTGGTGCCAGTACTGGTATGTCATTCATGGCCACTTGGTTCATTTGAAATCCTGAAACTACTTTCATAGGCATGATAAAAAGGTTCTTCATATTCCTTTGGGTGGCAGGATTTTGGTGGCTGTCTTAACAGTATGTGAGAGAATTGGTGATGCTTTTATTTCCTGGTAcaaatttgttttatttgattGTGGAGGCAATTACATGCTTTATATAATGATTTTACATTTTGATTGTGTTTCTCCATATTGCTTTGTCGAAGGGTTCCTATGTATAGTGAAGCGAAGCTGGCGTTCTTTATATATCTTTGGTATCCTAAAACAGAGGTGAATTACTGGGAGGGGCATCAGACACTCTTATCTTCTTACATGGTCACAAGTCTACTTTATTGTAACGGTGCATCTCTTTTTCCTTGTATCAGGGAACTACTTATGTGTATGACTCTTTCTTTAGACCGTATGTTGCAAAGCATGAGAATGATATTGATCGCAACTTGTTGGAACTAAGGACTAGGGCTGGTGACATGGCAGTATTATACTGGCAAAGAGCTGCAAGCTATGGTCAGACAAGGGTTTTTGAGATTCTGCAGTATATTGCTTCACAGTCGACGCCTAGGCCTCAGGTACTTCTCGACCATAACTAGGACTTGAATAAACAATGTTCTTTACCTATTTGTTTGGGATAATCACTGCCCTTTAACTATAATCTCTTTCCgtgaacttttgcatcttgattgtGTTGGTAAACcaaaaaatcagtaaatggtaaacttgctctactctctcgtaTGGTTAAATGG
Coding sequences:
- the LOC120009739 gene encoding protein disulfide-isomerase LQY1, chloroplastic isoform X1, which gives rise to MSIAPSVPRLHSPFLCCPLKISSSSISYSSARNQRSPSSYPCIRAIEFDQNTVVAISVGLVSVAVGIGIPVFYETQIDNAAKRENTQPCFPCNGSGAQKCRFCLGAGTVTAELGGDEKEVSRCINCDGAGSLVCTTCQGSGIQPRYLDRRYDQCSKSLVIC
- the LOC120009739 gene encoding protein disulfide-isomerase LQY1, chloroplastic isoform X2; amino-acid sequence: MSIAPSVPRLHSPFLCCPLKISSSSISYSSARNQRSPSSYPCIRAIEFDQNTVVAISVGLVSVAVGIGIPVFYETQIDNAAKRENTQPCFPCNGSGAQKCRFCLGAGTVTAELGGDEKEVSRCINCDGAGSLVCTTCQGSGIQPRYLDRREFKDDD
- the LOC120009071 gene encoding putative HVA22-like protein g translates to MIGSFLTRGLAMVFGYAYPAYECYKTVEKNKPEIEQLRFWCQYWILVAVLTVCERIGDAFISWVPMYSEAKLAFFIYLWYPKTEGTTYVYDSFFRPYVAKHENDIDRNLLELRTRAGDMAVLYWQRAASYGQTRVFEILQYIASQSTPRPQPQGGRARQGPTVPNRQPPNAPIRQSSTAAQPQTEEPPSPTSSTSSSQHQMEVEEEVGPSQGPPAAPPAAPAAALNSPKSIVASETKGQFTTNEAEAEAEAEAKQIEAVPSSSVNENADPATEETIMEEAIRVTRGRLRKARSAGTR